The Triticum aestivum cultivar Chinese Spring chromosome 5A, IWGSC CS RefSeq v2.1, whole genome shotgun sequence genomic sequence tgccaatattctacaactttcttatacttttggtaactttttatactattttttgggactaatatattgatccagtgcccagtgccagttcctgtttgttgcatgtttttgtttcgcagaaaatccatatcaaacggagtccaaacgggataaaaactgacggagattttttctagaatatatatgatttttgggaagaagaatcaacgcgagacgatgcccgagggggccacgaggcagggggcgccccagggggtcaggcgcgccctgggcccttgtggccaccccgtaaggtggttggtgcccttatttcgccgcaagaaagccaatatccggatagagatcgtgtcaaaatttcagcccaatcggaattatggatctccgggaatttaataaacggtgaaagggcagaatcagccaacacagaaacagagagagacagagagacggatccaatctcggaggggatctcacccctccgccgccatggaggccatggaccaaaggggaaacccttctctcatctagggagaaggtcaaggaagaagaagaagaaggggggctctctctccccctctctcccgatggcgccggaacgccgccggggccatcatcgtgtgacggcgatctacaccaacacctccatcatcttcaccaacatctccatcaccttcccccatctatctacagcggtccactctcccacaacccgttgtaccctctatttgaacatggtgctttatgcttcatattattatccaatgatgtgttgccatcttatgatgtccgagtagatttttgttgtcctatcggtggttgatgaattgctatgattggtttaatttgcttgtggttatgttgctgtcctttggtgcccatcatatgagcacgcgcgtggatcacgccatagggttagttgtatgttgataggactatgtattggagggcaaaagtgacagaagcttcaacctagcatagaaattgatgcatacgggattggagggggtccaatatatcttaatgctatggttgggttttaccttaatgaacgttagtagttgcggatgcttgctaatagttccaatcataagtgcatagaattccaagtcaaggatgacatgctagcagtggcctctcccacataaaacttgctatcagtctagtaaagtagtcaattgcttacggacaatttcgcaactcctaacaccacttttccacactcgctatactaactttattgtttctttatctaaacagcacctactttttatttacgcgctctttattatcttgcaaacctatccaaaaacacctacaaagtacttctagttttatacttgttctaggtaaagcgaacgttaagcgtgcgtagagttgtatcggtggtcgatagaacttgagggaatatttgttctacctttagctcctcgttgggttcgacactcttacttatcaaaagaggctacaattgatcccctatacttgtgggttatcagggggcaccctagaacacacaagttgatcagttgatcttttagccgtgtgcggtgcccccctccaccataatccaccttgatcatacCGTAGTGgttcttaggtgaagccctgcgtcggtagcaacattatcaccgtcatcacgccgtcgtgctgacggaactctcccgtgaagctctgctagatcagagttcgtgggacgtcatcgagctgaacgtgtgctgaactcggaggtgtcgtgcgttcggtacttggatcggtcggatcgtgaagacgtttgactacatcaaccgcgttctcataacgcttccgcttacggtctatgagggtacgtggacgatactcttccctctcgttgctatgcatcaccatgatcttgcgtgtgcgtaggaatttttttgaaattactacgttccccaacaattatcacccagttatgttgtgacgtttggtagcacacaaagtgttccttcggtattcgggagttgcataatctcatagtcataggaacatgtatatgaagaaagcaataacaacaaactaaacaatcattgtgccaagctaacggatgggtcaagtcaatcacatcattctctaatgatgtgatctcgttaatcaaatgacaactcatgtctatagttaggaaacataagcatcattgattcaacgagctagtcaagtagaggcatactggtgacaatctgtttgtctatgtattcacacatgtattaagtttccggttaatataattctagcatgaataataaagatttatcatgatataaggaaatataaataacaactttattattgcctctagggcatatttccttcacccgccTCTCACGAAGCTCCAGACTATGACACCAGGGCCTCGCTCCTGTGTAGTTTTACCCTTGTAACCCTGGGGGTCGGCCTATAagaccccgccggagccctccATGCAGGGGGCGACCTCATATGCTCTCTAAGCGACCTCagtagaacacacacacacatacacatggaaGGCAAGAAGGAGatctagcttcttcctcctccaccaaacagctctaggagcaccattgtagccctTCTGCATATCATACTAtttcggcaggactaggggtgttacctCCCCCGAAGGGCCCCAAACTTGGGCACGTCTTGAGTCTCACTCTCGCGCGTACCGACCTCGCCTTTGGAACCCACCCGCGTCCTCACATAGCCCCCACTTTTAACCATCTTATGGCATCTGCCGCGATTTCACAACAACAATGGGGGCGCCCGGGAGCGCTCGGGCGCGTCCGCCACGTAGGACTGACGATGGGGTCCCACGCGGAAATGCCCAGAAACCCGGCGGTCCGACGGACGCCTCATCCGTTGTCGCGGTGTGAACGTTGCGTGGCGCCGCTCCGGCTTGTCGCCCGAGGCCAAAGCCACCTATTTAAGCCGGCCGACGTCCCCCAACTCTAGCCCATCCACCTCGTCCCTCTCCGCGTCGCCACCCGAGCccgtccgcctcctctcccccGCTCTCCGGCATTGCCATAGTCCGACGGCTGATCACCATGTACACTATGCTCACACCGAAGGCAGATCACAGAGGAGATCCAGGCAAGGCGCGCCGCCGGCATCGCTGCCAGGCTGCCTCcggactcgccggagccggaggaggacgagggagagcCACTGCCGGAGTCGATGGAGGAGGCGGATCCGAAGGTGGACGAGGCCGATCTACCGGAGCAGGGCTTCAACATGGCGGAGGTGGAGTCCGCCGTCGCCCAAGCCGCAgagatggcggagcagcaggccatcgtGAAGCCAAACCGGCAGTTCCTCCGGCGGTAGCAGGTGGCGACCAACCAGTGGCGGTGCCAGAAGTTCAATGCAGTGTAGTCAATTTAAAGTTGTGTTGTCAGATAtatgaatttatttattttttgcaagATATATACATGTATACATTGATTTTATCAAAAAGCTGGGTAGTCAATTGACTACCCAGCTTACATGTGGCTTCGCCACTGCGACCAATGCGCTCTTCGCCGAACTCGACGCGAAGATAGAGGAGAAAGAGGCCGGAGCGAAGCAGCCGGAGGCGCCAGAGGCTCGGGAGCTGCAGCTCACGCCCATGCTGCTGGAGCCGGACATGGAGATTGTCGACATCTCCGACGAGGAGTAGCTAGATCTGTACGTAGTGCGTAGGTTTTGTTATTTGCATGtttttgtatggatttgagaatcTAGTATAAGATGTCCAAATACAGTTGTGCTAATTTAAAGAGTGTCCGGTCACTGTCTGTGGACGCATCCGGACGTGTCCGCAAACATTTGAGGGGTTATATTTATCATATGCGGATGTAGATGCTCTAAGCAAACACTAGCGAAGGAAGTGAGCGGACAGTTCAGATATGTACTAGTCGCGTTGCGGCGGTTCATGGCCATGAACCGATCCGCTCAGCGAACCTTCCCCACCACGATGGTGCTTCCAAGAAGATCCCGGCATGCAGGTTTCTACGCCTTGTCAGCCCGGCTTGTAACAGGGGTCCAGCGTCAGTGTAATAATCTTGTTAAGAACTGCAGAGGAAGTTCCGGCGGTATATAACTTCattaataaaaatgaaaaatagaaaatatGTACATTGAGCTGCCTGTTGTCGTCAACTACAAAGGAAAGAAGAACAACAAAAAGAAACGTCCAAACGCACTGCCACAAAACGCAAGGCGAAAGTACCAAAGAAGAAACGGATCCGCCGTTGACAATCACAAGTCAAGTGTTGCACTAAAAGCGTAGGCAACTCAAACGCTGCCACGTCTTGTTTTTGGCCGGGGCTTGGATTATTTGCCTGTTTTACTTTGGCCCGAGAAAATCCCCGTCTTGGCCCGAGAAAAACCAAAGAAGCTGAGATTAGGGAACTTTCTCAGCTTGTTCCTGCGGGTTTCCCTCCATTTCttgcccccttcctcctcctctatATCAGCCCCCCTGCCAATggactcctccttccctttctTCCCCAATGGCTTCTTCCAAGCGGCCCCGTCCATGTTCCGGCGACGgttccgacggcggcggcgagctctcccGACCTTCCAAGCGTTGGAGATCGCTCGTCATGTGAGTCTCCGACGCCTGGTCAACTTACCTTGTTTATATGCGATCCTGGGCTGATCTGAAGGTCCCGTGTTTTTTGGGTGGCAGGCATGTGAGGGGGAGGACCATGGGTCTGGGAGTGTTTGGCTTCAGAGGGGTCAAAGGGGAGGAGTTCATGACCATGTTCAGCAATATGGTTCGGAGAGTGGTAAGCACTTGGTCAAACAAACCTCTTCCTGTCTCGCTATGCCTTTTGATTTATTTATGAGAATTTTTGTCTAGGCTAGAACTTCTGATGACTGTGAAGGAAGGATTCTTCAGAGAAACTGTTCCAAGGAACAGCTAAAAGAAAGGCCTATTATTCATTTGTGAAACGTTGTGACATGCCGCGATAGATATATCGACATTTATAACAGCTAAAGGCCAAGCATATGCTGTTCTTGATACTCTTTTTTTTCCTTCTTAATATCATCTGTAAAAATTACAACCTTTTTCacatctgcatatttcaggtttcGGAGGAGGTAGAGAAAGCCATGTTCAGACAATtcagtgcagcagcagcagcagcagcacctccAAGGTGAGAGATACACTTCTCCTTTGCCATAAAACTAGATTCCATTTTACAAAATGTTTCAAGTAGGTCTCACTGGTCTTCAAGTAGTAGTACATGCTAAGCTGCATCAATATGCTTCCATTTGCTCAATTTTGATgctaattttttgagctatatatgTAGGCTATTAGTTGGCCAGAGCCAGCGTCCGAGGTATCAGCTCACGTTCTTGAATGATCTAAAACCTGTTTACACCATGATGAAGTTAGAAGCCAAGGATGGGTCGGCCCTTAAGGTGGCCATGGTTGAAAACCTCGAAAACGACCAGAAAAACGTTGTCAGGTTTGGTCATCTTTCTTCGGTTAGGGTTGAGGTTGTAGTCCTCCATGGCAACTTCAATGCTAAAAAAGAGGAATGCTGGACTCCTGAGGAATTCAGCAAGCATATAGTATGGGGCCGAGAGAAAAGCGCAAAACTCCTCAACGGTGATCTGACGCTGAAGCTCAGTGGAGGGGAAGCTTTTCTTGGAAGTGCTAACTTCACTGATAACTCCAGCTTCACAAGCACTAAGAAGTTCAGGCTAGGGCTGAGGCTTGTCAATGCCTCTGGAGAGAGGGTTCTTGAAGGAATCACCGAGCCTTTCCGCGTGAAAGAGCGCAGGGTGGAGGGTAATGCCTATTTGCCTTACATTGAAGCTTTtcatttggttttattttcttCTTCACAAATGTGTCTTCTTCGTTTGGAGCTGAGACCGATCATGTGCGTCTTGCTGCTTTTGTAGGATTTGAAAAGCACTACCCACCTAAGCTGGGCGACGAAGTTTGGCGTTTGAAAAAGATTGGTAGGAAAGGGGCTTACCACCAGGCGTTGTCAAACAGTGGAATTGATACTGTGCAGAAGTTATTACACTCTTATGTAAAGAATGAAGAGAAGCTATTGAAGGTAAAGGCTCTATGTTTATATCGGAGTACTAACTAAAAAATACTGCATGCTGCTTTTGTAAAACAAAGTTGCTGAAATTGGACTAACAAGTTCTTTCGGTTTCTCCTCTACCTCTAGACTTTCCCCAAGATGTCACCAGCAGCTTGGAAAGCCATCATAGGACATGCCATGACGTGCGAAGTTGGCGACACTCTTTACATGCATGAAATTAAGGAAACCAACATGGAATTTTTCTTTGATGCCATACTTCAGCTTGTTGGGGTGAAATTTGGTGATTGTTACAAGCCCTTAGATAAGATTCACCAACCAGAGAAGGTGCTTTATCCTCACTTGCTTCAGATAGCAGATTTTCTCACTAATGCTCTAACATTTAACGTTCTTTATTCACAGAATTTAGTCGAGACTCTGAAGCAAAAGGCTTATGAGAATATTAAGGATGTTCAGTATGATCATATTATGATCAACAACTGTCCTGTACCACTTCATAAGTTTCATGCAAAGGGTGCTTCTGGGTTGAGTAATGCTCTTCAAAATCAGCAGATACTGAATTATGGTACCATCTTGCCTGTTCTATGAGTTCCATTCACTAACTGCAATAATTCCTTAAGAACATCAATCGTTGATGTTAATTCGTTGGCAGGTCAGCACAGTAGGTTTCAAGGAGACTTCTTGACTAGTCAAGGACTTCAATCAAAGGAGAGATTATGTTCTTTCCAACAAGCAACTGATGTAAGTAGTAATGCTTCAAGCATAAACTATGGTAAATGATAAGAAACATATAGAGGTTGCTCTAAGACGCTGTCATCAATTTTCATGCAGGCTTCAGTGGATATGTCAAGATTTCTGCAGGGTCAGACTTCCAATGATGTTAGCCATCAAATAGTCACCAACAAAGTTACACCATATGATCCAAGCCAAGGAACTTTCTTACCTCGACCAAGAATCACACAGCTACGTATACCAAATATTGAAAGAAGAGATTTTGGTCCAGATGCTGAAACTTCTGCTATTGCTCATTACAACATTCAGGCAGGTCAGGTTGTTATGCAATTTGGTCAGCATGGACAGAGCCATTCTCATTTCTCTGAACAATCATACAGTGTAAGATAACTTTTTCCTGTGCAAGCATGGTGACATTTACTTTTGGAAGTAATCTCTATCAAAAGTGACTCTGGATATAAATTGGAACTGAACAATTCATTGGGATACTCTTAAACTGAACAAAATCAAATATCTTTTGCGCCTGCAGAGCTTCCCTGTCGGTAGTTTAACGTCTACGGATACAGCCATGGATTCTATGCAGCCTCACTCCCAGCTTACAAGCAGCAGTAATTACTCTGAAACGTTACCTTTACTGCTAATTACCTGATATTTGATGGTGACTTGCTTTGGATCTTATTAGTTCTGGATGACATCTGCAGGGGAGAGTTTCAGCAAGCAACCTGACCTACTATGCAATGGCCAAACACTAAATCAATCAAATCAAGTTTTTGCTGGCTTACAGCCATCAAGAACAAacagctttgactcggtggaaAATGATCAGCTCATACAACGCTTCATTTCTCAGTTTTTTAGCAGTGAAGGGGCAGCGACACCTTTGTCGCCACGCAAGTGGGTTAAGATCAAGGCAGCATTGAAGCTAGCATCTGTAGGGCGACTCTCCAGAGCTTCGAGAAGGGGTCTGCATAGTCCCCCGGGAAGGGCAAGGCTGGTACCAACAACATGACCCTGCTGAATAGTGTGGATAACAGTTGTGACAGAACAATGTGCGGATCAAGGATCCATCTTGATGTTGTACTCCATAATATTGATGAAGTATATAATCTAATAATCTAGTTAGTTAAAAATAGCAGTATTGTGACAGAACAATGTGTGGAGCTTGTATTCTGATCTGTTAGCAACAGTATACACAAGTAAATATATCTGGATCTTAGTTGTGACAGAACAATGTGTGGAGCTTGTATTGTGATTTGTTAGCAACAGATATATAAATAAATATTTCTATATCTTAGTTATTTATGAATACAGGAGTCAGACCATGTAAAAGACATGCAATTTCTTCACTCTTGCTCCTGAAGTTCATTAGAGACAATCCTTTTAAAATGAAGTGAGGTGCTTTTATTAAATGCCGTGGAAA encodes the following:
- the LOC123102617 gene encoding calmodulin-binding protein 60 C isoform X2, producing the protein MLFLILFFFLLNIICKNYNLFHICIFQVSEEVEKAMFRQFSAAAAAAAPPRLLVGQSQRPRYQLTFLNDLKPVYTMMKLEAKDGSALKVAMVENLENDQKNVVRFGHLSSVRVEVVVLHGNFNAKKEECWTPEEFSKHIVWGREKSAKLLNGDLTLKLSGGEAFLGSANFTDNSSFTSTKKFRLGLRLVNASGERVLEGITEPFRVKERRVEGFEKHYPPKLGDEVWRLKKIGRKGAYHQALSNSGIDTVQKLLHSYVKNEEKLLKTFPKMSPAAWKAIIGHAMTCEVGDTLYMHEIKETNMEFFFDAILQLVGVKFGDCYKPLDKIHQPEKNLVETLKQKAYENIKDVQYDHIMINNCPVPLHKFHAKGASGLSNALQNQQILNYGQHSRFQGDFLTSQGLQSKERLCSFQQATDASVDMSRFLQGQTSNDVSHQIVTNKVTPYDPSQGTFLPRPRITQLRIPNIERRDFGPDAETSAIAHYNIQAGQVVMQFGQHGQSHSHFSEQSYSSFPVGSLTSTDTAMDSMQPHSQLTSSRESFSKQPDLLCNGQTLNQSNQVFAGLQPSRTNSFDSVENDQLIQRFISQFFSSEGAATPLSPRKWVKIKAALKLASVGRLSRASRRGLHSPPGRARLVPTT
- the LOC123102617 gene encoding uncharacterized protein isoform X1; its protein translation is MASSKRPRPCSGDGSDGGGELSRPSKRWRSLVMHVRGRTMGLGVFGFRGVKGEEFMTMFSNMVRRVVSEEVEKAMFRQFSAAAAAAAPPRLLVGQSQRPRYQLTFLNDLKPVYTMMKLEAKDGSALKVAMVENLENDQKNVVRFGHLSSVRVEVVVLHGNFNAKKEECWTPEEFSKHIVWGREKSAKLLNGDLTLKLSGGEAFLGSANFTDNSSFTSTKKFRLGLRLVNASGERVLEGITEPFRVKERRVEGFEKHYPPKLGDEVWRLKKIGRKGAYHQALSNSGIDTVQKLLHSYVKNEEKLLKTFPKMSPAAWKAIIGHAMTCEVGDTLYMHEIKETNMEFFFDAILQLVGVKFGDCYKPLDKIHQPEKNLVETLKQKAYENIKDVQYDHIMINNCPVPLHKFHAKGASGLSNALQNQQILNYGQHSRFQGDFLTSQGLQSKERLCSFQQATDASVDMSRFLQGQTSNDVSHQIVTNKVTPYDPSQGTFLPRPRITQLRIPNIERRDFGPDAETSAIAHYNIQAGQVVMQFGQHGQSHSHFSEQSYSSFPVGSLTSTDTAMDSMQPHSQLTSSRESFSKQPDLLCNGQTLNQSNQVFAGLQPSRTNSFDSVENDQLIQRFISQFFSSEGAATPLSPRKWVKIKAALKLASVGRLSRASRRGLHSPPGRARLVPTT